From Peromyscus maniculatus bairdii isolate BWxNUB_F1_BW_parent chromosome 8, HU_Pman_BW_mat_3.1, whole genome shotgun sequence, a single genomic window includes:
- the Tvp23a gene encoding Golgi apparatus membrane protein TVP23 homolog A isoform X1: MKQALVDDTEDVSLDFGNEEELAFRKAKISCCCGLCSISRICTLPVCCLELGHHSKNLKATSSQCHPLPSVCPRWPLLSAPDGHPLATFFHLFFRVSAIVTYVCCDWFSRSFVGCFVTVLLLLAFDFWSVKNVTGRLMVGLRWWNQIDEDGKSHWIFEARKVLCETRQTIKNLDKAVCSLHRFPEHCVCQTRPCPTQILCETHTATVHTKQAKTRVTCGDILFVHPNKSCLGNRGKASHYSKHRDQAVVAHAFNPSIREAEIHLDLCEFKATLGTEPGMVAHAFNSSTNHRGLEVCTDRQEVM; encoded by the exons CTGCTGCTGCGGTCTTTGCTCCATCTCACGTATCTGCACTCTACCTGTGTGCTGTCTGGAACTGGGACACCACAGCAAGAATCTGAAAGCCACATCCTCTCAGTGTCACCCACTGCCATCAGTATGTCCTCGGTGGCCATTGCTGTCTGCTCCAGACGG GCACCCCCTGGCCACCTTCTTCCACCTGTTCTTCCGCGTGAGCGCCATCGTCACCTATGTGTGCTGTGACTGGTTCAGCAGGAGCTTCGTGGGCTGCTTCGTCACGGTGCTCCTCCTTCTGGCCTTTGACTTCTGGTCTGTGAAG AATGTAACTGGAAGACTCATGGTGGGTCTTCGATGGTGGAACCAGATAGACGAAGACGGAAAAAGCCACTGGATATTTGAAGCCAGAAAGGTACTCTGTGAGACAAGACAAACTATTAAGAACCTGGACAAGGCTGTGTGCAGCTTACACAGGTTCCCTGAGCACTGTGTGTGCCAGACCAGACCCTGCCCTACACAAATCCTCTGTGAAACCCACACAGCAACAGTGCACactaaacaagcaaaaacaagagtaacttgtggtgatattttatttgtgcaccccaataaatcttgcctggggaacagaggaaaagccagccactatagtaaacatagagatcaggcagtggtagctcacgcctttaatcctagtattcgggaggcagagattcatctggatctctgtgagttcaaggccacactgggaacagagccaggtatggtggcacacgcctttaattccagcactaaccatagaggtctggaggtctgtacagacagacaggaagtgatgtag